In Colletotrichum higginsianum IMI 349063 chromosome 3, whole genome shotgun sequence, a genomic segment contains:
- a CDS encoding Cytidylyltransferase codes for MPEHLDPNALFGHDTEENDEIRTLSRSPHPYHHLNTELPHPAHRLVYRPANATPTPPRTSSADSSRTPSPFPSFTKDSSQGSDSGTEADDEHFLKGLPAPKVRLHKGLRGRNEVLSGASTPLFSPDQEEDALQRRKEKEDRKEARRFLNDRNYRRTKELIRRVSEFVIVGSLFAVVRSNPTVRPIFSAWSRELRFPAALITSLMILYPLRLIAWSTRHQTSSKKSPIAVPTIFDPAPILYPPSVTLLLSLLISPDNQAVILPNIVLSISSIPKYLIPTADAYEAINPLQWIFSCLPVLMSHQTTSPSHARPAISPETAVLLYPLHQTLLLVLHYLTTTSLLTAELQLLSIALINVLLLAHSPQATILQALLWGGGVGVLVICGPVIRWGIALARVPRLRFKRVVTPSKKSSVFGFLSEGLSIRRFKHELLGSSLEESASELGDSEDEIVNGPLSNVMRVRTFGMADMPSQADRKPDGSWSKSPESPDGTTVGRRNTFPYTLQRPRPRRSLTHTSAGRRKRTASTTVRSFFKLTEAQATVRKWTYATYVYICIVAIILVPVREYIGRFALMGNEPVGWALGYLFGELPRFRFKVVEANLERWICLPTRLDEGAKVACHLGWVQRIRLSDFGEANTRLLMSAYWLAIVVVGLTVVIRLDPKYEVDTRRKVFHFMMVGMFLPATYIDPVFAALALSLVLAIFLILDLLRASQLPPLSRPIASFLTPYVDGRDHKGPVVISHLFLLIGCAIPLWLSLATLPRTGSGYLTGWEVPTREVSMVAGVICVGLGDAAASLIGRRYGHRKWVWGGGKSLEGSVAFAMAVFLGLMAATTWLRVGGWPVADEQHVTWPAAARNAGFCASIASLTEAVLTGGNDNVIVPVVLWTCVKSIGV; via the exons ATGCCCGAGCACCTCGACCCAAACGCTCTCTTCGGCCACGATACAGAAGAAAACGATGAGATCCGGACCCTCAGTCGATCACCCCATCCCTACCACCACCTCAACACTGAGCTCCCTCACCCCGCCCATCGCCTAGTGTACCGCCCGGCCAATgcaacgccgacgccgccgaggacctcgtcaGCAGATTCGAGCCGAACCCCGtctcctttcccctccttcACCAAGGACTCTTCGCAGGGGAGCGATAGCGGTACTGAAGCCGACGATGAGCATTTCTTAAAGGGGCTTCCGGCACCCAAGGTGCGTCTGCATAAGGGGTTGAGGGGGCGCAACGAAGTGCTTTCGGGCGCATCCACACCCTTGTTCTCTCCAGAccaggaggaggatgccCTCCAAAGACgtaaggaaaaggaagacCGGAAAGAAGCCCGCAGATTCCTCAACGACCGCAATTACCGGCGCACAAAGGAGCTCATTCGCCGCGTATCCGAGTTCGTCATTGTTGGCTCCCTTTTTGCCGTCGTTCGTTCCAATCCTACGGTGAGGCCCATCTTCTCCGCCTGGAGTCGAG AATTGCGCTTCCCAGCCGCGTTGATCACGTCTCTTATGATCCTCTACCCACTCCGACTGATCGCGTGGTCGACCCGCCACCAAACCTCGTCCAAGAAGTCGCCAATCGCCGTACCTACCATCTTCGATCCCGCGCCTATTTTATATCCGCCTTCCGTGACGCTACTGCTGTCACTCCTAATATCCCCCGACAATCAGGCCGTCATCCTCCCAAACATCGTTCTCAGCATTTCATCGATACCCAAATATTTAATTCCTACGGCAGACGCTTACGAAGCAATCAACCCTCTTCAATGGATATTCTCATGCCTACCAGTGTTGATGTCCCACCAGACGACATCTCCATCGCACGCAAGACCGGCCATCTCCCCAGAGACTGCCGTCCTTCTCTATCCGCTACATCAGACTCTACTCTTAGTGTTGCATTACCttacgacgacgagcttgcTTACAGCCGAGCTACAACTATTGTCCATTGCCCTGATCAATGTACTGCTACTCGCACACTCGCCCCAAGCAACCATTCTCCAAGCACTCCTATGgggaggcggcgtcggcgtcctcgtcatctgtGGACCCGTTATTCGATGGGGAATCGCCTTGGCTAGGGTTCCGAGGCTACGATTCAAGCGGGTTGTAACCCCTTCGAAAAAATCGTCCGTCTTTGGATTCCTCTCCGAAGGCTTGTCCATACGCCGCTTCAAGCATGAACTGCTGGGTTCGTCGCTGGAGGAGTCTGCTTCGGAGCTGGGCGActccgaggacgagatcgtGAACGGGCCGCTCTCAAATGTGATGAGAGTCAGGACGTTCGGCATGGCCGACATGCCATCCCAAGCAGACCGTAAGCCGGACGGCTCTTGGAGCAAGTCTCCAGAATCGCCAGACGGCACCACCGTTGGGCGACGCAATACCTTCCCTTACACCCTacagcggcctcggcctcggcgatccCTGACCCACACATCGGCGGGTCGCAGGAAGCGCACCGCTTCGACCACCGTCCGCTCGTTCTTCAAACTGACCGAGGCACAAGCCACCGTGAGAAAATGGACGTACGCAACCTATGTCTACATCtgcatcgtcgccatcattCTTGTGCCCGTGCGAGAGTACATCGGCAGATTTGCCCTGATGGGCAACGAACCCGTCGGGTGGGCGCTGGGATACCTCTTTGGTGAGCTGCCGCGGTTCAGATTCAAAGTCGTTGAAGCGAACCTCGAGAGGTGGATTTGCTTGCCCACGCGCCTAGATGAAGGCGCAAAGGTGGCCTGCCATCTCGGCTGGGTGCAGCGCATCCGGCTCTCCGACTTTGGCGAGGCGAACACGCGACTGCTGATGAGCGCCTATTGGCTTGCCATAGTTGTCGTCGGCTTAACTGTGGTCATCCGCCTTGACCCGAAGTACGAAGTGGACACGAGGCGAAAGGTGTTCCACTTCATGATGGTTGGCATGTTCCTACCGGCGACCTACATCGACCCTGTTTTCGCCGCCCTGGCGCTGTCCCTGGTCCTCGCAATTTTCCTTatcctcgacctcctgcGAGCGAGTCAGCTACCGCCCCTGTCGAGACCCATTGCCTCTTTCCTCACTCCCTACGTCGACGGAAGAGACCACAAAGGCCCCGTCGTCATTTCGCATCTGTTCCTCCTGATCGGCTGCGCCATCCCGCTTTGGCTGTCCCTGGCAACCCTTCCGCGTACCGGCAGCGGCTACCTGACCGGCTGGGAGGTACCGACGCGTGAGGTGAGCATGGTGGCGGGTGTCATCTGCGTTGGTTTAGGCGATGCAGCCGCATCCCTTATCGGCCGCCGCTACGGACATCGTAAGTGGGTCTGGGGCGGTGGAAAGAGTCTCGAGGGCAGCGTGGCCTTTGCCATGGCGGTCTTCCTCGGTCtcatggcggcgacgacgtggttGAGGGTCGGGGGCTGGCcagtcgccgacgagcagcaTGTGACCTGGCCCGCGGCCGCTCGCAACGCTGGTTTTTGCGCCAGCATCGCCAGCTTGACGGAGGCCGTCCTGACCGGCGGAAACGATAACGTTATCGTGCCGGTGGTGCTCTGGACGTGTGTCAAAAGCATCGGGGTATAG
- a CDS encoding Alkaline phosphatase, with product MMAKLGPLAVLAASLSLVSAQTYQRLGTCPDLGCVLPPDQSDFLPGQLFDLRVEVHAPVNGSEAFNNGVPDEAFTVSIAKEGAEAKSLTDFFDLEEPELEKWSFGWYEDLYAEDAKQKSVVNVASKIWRHLALYEPGNYEVTLKYYDGKTTTANWVVRPLATEKKAKNVIFFIGDGMTTNMVTAARLLGHKSINGKYQTSLALDKFPVIGHQMTHSIDSYITDSANSASALYSGHKSTVNAMGVYADSSPDAFDDPKVETIVELIHRIWGSAWGAVSTAFIADATPIALTAHTRSRSLYGPLIEQALNGVTNYTWTKMNGPDVYLGGGAEQFYPGKGSYQGKDYYEEFANKGYTVALNKTSLEAADANEKILGIFTQGNLPVWLDRNVLTENLAKLTNDPTGNKSAATDVPGLKEMTLKAVETLHNRGGDKGFFLMSEAASIDKQMHSLDYDRALGDLLELDDTVKATIEKLEELGILDETLVVVSSDHGHGFDVFGNADTKYLAEQKDDRTKRKAVGVYASSGLSQYTVEQPGVSYNTGPNFPLNWNPRYAIAAGFGANPDRREDYQLHESARTPAVAATNTSDYYANPKDAVDGFVVNGTLPTNEAQGVHSLTDVAVWARGPCQETFGGTYNNIDIFYKMANCLGLAQPRNGTAPGCGGARRRRALQA from the exons ATGATGGCAAAGCTCGGCCCTCTCGCAGTCTTGGCTGCCTCGCTGTCCCTTGTGTCGGCGCAGACCTACCAGCGACTCGGAACCTGCCCGGACCTTGGTTGCGTCTTGCCGCCCGACCAATCCGACTTTCTCCCCGGCCAGCTGTTCGATCTCCGTGTTGAGGTCCATGCACCCGTGAACGGCTCCGAGGCCTTCAACAACGGCGTCCCTGATGAGGCTTTCACGGTCAGCATCGCCAAGGAGGGTGCCGAGGCTAAGAGCTTGACGgacttcttcgacctcgaggagccCGAGCTCGAGAAGTGGTCGTTCGGTTGGTACGAGGACCTCTATGCCGAGGACGCGAAGCAGAAGAGCGTCGTGAATGTGGCCTCCAAGATCTGGCGCCACCTTGCCCTGTACGAGCCCGGCAACTACGAGGTCACCCTCAAGTACTACGACGGCAagaccaccaccgccaactGGGTCGTGCGGCCTCTggcgacggagaagaaggccaagaacgtcatcttcttcatcggcgacggcatGACGACCAACATG GTCACTGCGGCCCGTCTCCTCGGTCACAAGAGCATCAACGGAAAGTACCAGACCAGCCTGGCTCTGGACAAGTTCCCGGTCATCGGCCACCAGATGACCCACTCCATCGACAGCTACATCACCGACTCTGCGAACTCTGCGTCTGCGCTGTACTCTGGCCACAAGAGCACCGTTAACGCCATGGG TGTCTACGCCGACTCGTCCCCTGATGCCTTTGACGATCCCAAAGTTGAGACTATCGTTGAGCTGATTCACCGTATCTGG GGCTCTGCTTGGGGTGCCGTCTCCACGGCCttcatcgccgacgccacTCCCATCGCCCTGACCGCCCACACTCGATCTCGCTCCCTGTACGGACCCCTGATCGAGCAAGCCCTCAACGGTGTCACAAACTATACCTGGACCAAGATGAACGGCCCTGACGTCTACCTTGGTGGCGGTGCCGAGCAGTTCTACCCTGGCAAGGGCTCTTACCAAGGAAAGGACTACTACGAGGAGTTTGCCAACAAGGGCTACACCGTCGCCCTTAACAAGACCTCCCTCGAGGCTGCCGATGCCAACGAGAAGATCCTCGGAATCTTTACCCAGGGCAACCTCCCCGTCTGGCTCGACCGCAATGTCCTCACCGAGAACCTGGCGAAGCTCACCAACGACCCTACTGGCAACAAGAGCGCTGCCACTGACGTTCCCGGCCTCAAGGAGATGACCCTCAAGGCTGTCGAGACCCTTCACAACCGCGGCGGTGATAAGGGTTTCTTCTTGATGTCTGAGGCTGCCTCCATCGACAAGCAGATGCACTCTCTCGACTACGaccgcgccctcggcgaccttctcgagctcgatgACACCGTCAAGGCCACCATTGAGAAGCTTGAGGAGCTCGGTATCCTCGACGAGACCCTGGTCGTTGTTTCTTCcgaccacggccacggcTTTGA CGTCTTCGGAAACGCAGACACCAAGTATCTCGCCGAGCAAAAGGACGACCGCACCAAGcgcaaggccgtcggcgtctaCGCCAGCTCCGGTCTGTCCCAGTACACCGTCGAGCAGCCCGGTGTCAGCTACAACACCGGCCCCAACTTCCCCCTGAACTGGAACCCCCGCTACGCCATCGCTGCCGGGTTCGGTGCCAACCCGGATCGCCGCGAGGACTACCAGCTCCACGAGTCGGCCCGCACCcccgccgtcgcggccaCCAACACCTCCGACTACTACGCCAACCCCAaggatgccgtcgacggtttcgtcgtcaacggcacCCTCCCCACCAATGAGGCCCAGGGTGTTCACTCGCTCACCGACGTTGCCGTCTGGGCTCGCGGCCCCTGCCAGGAGACCTTTGGCGGTACCTACAACAACATTGACATCTTCTACAAGATGGCCAActgcctcggcctcgcgcaGCCGCGCAACGGCACGGCCCCCGGCTGCGGCGGTGCCAGGCGCAGACGAGCGCTCCAGGCTTAG
- a CDS encoding CutC family protein: protein MPINLEIPVFSPSSALHAQALGAQRIELNARGSYPAGGTTPTLADLEGVTKWLTVPLRIMIRPRGKPADDVDFVYGDDELAAMASDVEAFRAALRADRGDGFVFGALRRDGAALAVDVEANRRLVEATGGLACSFHRAFDEVISSGEEGDVEKGVSDLVACGFQGVLTSGGPGTAAANRKVLEVVVRKASAGARRLEVILGGGVRKENVGKVVGGLGDGVWAHSSCYAGKCEEAQVDDEEAMGILERLAEK from the coding sequence ATGCCAATCAACCTTGAAATACCAgtcttctcgccctcctcagCATTGCAcgcccaggccctcggcgcgcAGCGCATCGAGCTCAATGCGCGCGGAAGTTATCCTGCCGGCggcacgacgccgacgcTGGCGGACCTCGAGGGCGTGACGAAATGGCTCACGGTGCCGTTGCGGATCATGATCCGGCCGCGCGGGAAgccggccgacgacgtggaCTTTGTCTacggggacgacgagctcgcggcgatggcgagcgacgtcgaggccttcCGCGCGGCGCTACGGGCCGACCGGGGCGACGGGTTCGTGTTCGGCGCGCTGAGGAGGGACGGCGCGGCGTTggcggtcgacgtcgaggccaacCGAAGGCTCGTTGAGGCCACGGGTGGGCTGGCCTGTTCTTTCCACCGGGCCTTTGACGAAGTGATCAGCTctggagaggaaggggacgtcgagaagggGGTAAGTGACCTGGTGGCGTGCGGGTTTCAAGGGGTTCTCACCTCGGGTGGgccggggacggcggcggcgaaccGGAAGGTgttggaggtggtggtgcgCAAGGCTAGCGCGGGGGCGAGGAGGCTGGAGGTCatccttggcggcggtgtGAGGAAAGAGAACGTTGGGAAGGTGGTGGGCGGGTTGGGGGACGGGGTGTGGGCGCACTCGAGCTGCTACGCTGGCAAGTGCGAGGAGGCacaggtcgacgacgaagaggctATGGGAATCCTGGAGAGGCTTGCTGAGAAGTAG
- a CDS encoding HAD superfamily phosphatase, translating into MNLNLSGSVNVFKLLFRPSLCLPQHTVATFNDLPIPLQKAFEGQNRNCDIRAVVLDKDDCFAVPHTNEVYKPYKERFEQLKAAYPGRRLVIVSNTAGATSYDTSLRLAKELEEATGITVLAHKTKKPGCGSEIMEYFRSHPETGVSHPSQVAVVGDRLTTDMMLANMMGGWGFWIREGVVPAEKKSIFSRLEWRLAASLTARGCQAPVPQSPFK; encoded by the exons ATGAATCTCAACCTCTCAGGATCGGTGAATGTCTTCAAATTACTTTTCAGACCATCCCTTTGTCTACCGCAACACACCGTCGCCACTTTTAACGATTTGCCAATTCCCCTGCAGAAAGCCTTCGAGGGGCAGAACCGTAACTGTGACATCCGGGCGGTTGTTCTTGACAAGGACGATTGCTTCGCGGTCCCCCACACTAATGAAGTCTATAAGCCGTATAAG GAACGCTTTGAGCAGCTCAAGGCCGCGTAtcccggccgccggctggTCATTGTTTCTAACACCGCCGGAGCCACATCCTACGACACCTCGCTGAGGCTGGCCAAAGAACTAGAAGAGGCAACTGGAATCACCGTTCTTGCTCACAAAACGAAGAAGCCCGGCTGCGGTTCCGAGATCATGGAGTACTTCCGCAGTCATCCCGAGACGGGTGtctcccatccatcccaggtcgccgtcgttggTGACCGCTTGACGACCGACATGATGCTGGCCAACATGATGGGCGGCTGGGGGTTTTGGATCAGAGAAGGCGTAGTGCCAGCTGAGAAGAAGAGCATT TTCTCGAGACTTGAATGGCGTTTGGCTGCATCTTTGACTGCTAGGGGCTGCCAGGCCCCAGTGCCACAGAGCCCCTTTAAGTAG
- a CDS encoding Origin recognition complex subunit 2 — protein MVLRGTNEPDVGDSPSGRLSQKRSRQQLQDDTKPEPVDGTPSKRRRRTAPVDPYEIPSDNDDEEEVDTEPVAVKQTPKKRRGRPPKPKPAIPSASGPVTPSKLRHVDALVTPSKAITPRRRQAADRSARRKSARSLIQSVVADDSEDDGGGLAREIYESSEEEDDEEEEGEAEEADERDTAPAETAQQPEPETPSATPSRRRGRPRKQPPPKSPTPPRDLPPHEIYFEHNKPGRAKTSYNTLSSLELLTHGEFFDLLRAREEPHAEDLAYLQSLHEASFEQWRFELGQGFSLCLYGQGSKRDLAGKLAEHLYAADPRAPIVVVNGYVRTITPRDVFTTLASALSPPPKLPAQATAMVQALSSALTASPAHLTVILNSIDAVPLRKPAMQQLLAQLAAHPRIRLIATADTPSFPLLWDAAQRTSFNFLFHDCTTLQPLDVELDAVDEVHELLGRKARRVNGKDGVVFVLRSLPENAKKLFELLVIEVLSVMDDGEQQQQFGAENPGVEYRMVYNKAVEDFICSSEMAFRTLLKEFHDHQIITSRKDALGTELLSIPFGREELEAILEDLMS, from the exons ATGGTTCTCAGGGGAACAAATGAACCCGACGTGGGCGACTCCCCCAGTGGGAGACTGAGCCAGAAACGCTCCCGCCAGCAACTTCAGGACGATACCAAACCCGAGCCTGTGGACGGCACCCCGTCGAAGCGGAGGCGTCGAACTGCACCTGTCGACCCATACGAAATACCCTCTGAcaacgatgacgaagaggaggtaGATACGGAACCGGTGGCCGTGAAGCAAACTCCAAAGAAGCGAAGGGGCCGCccgcccaagcccaagcccgcCATTCCGTCAGCCAGCGGCCCCGTCACGCCCTCGAAACTGCGACATGTGGACGCTCTGGTAACACCATCAAAGGCCATAACACCGAGAAGGAGACAGGCAGCCGATCGCTCTGCACGTCGGAAAAGCGCCCGGTCTCTCATTCAGAgcgtcgtcgccgatgaTAGCGAAGATGACGGAGGAGGCCTGGCCCGGGAAATTTACGAGTCgagcgaagaagaagacgacgaagaagaagaaggcgaggcAGAGGAGGCAGACGAACGAGACACAGCACCGGCAGAGACCGCACAACAACCCGAACCAGAAACACCATCCGCGACTCCCTCCCGCCGCAGGGGGCGTCCGCGCAAGCAACCGCCGCCGAAATCCCCGACCCCGCCCCGCGACCTCCCCCCCCACGAGATCTACTTCGAGCACAACAAACCCGGCCGCGCAAAGACGTCGTACAACACCCTCTCGTCCCTCGAACTTCTCACCCACGGCGAGTTCTTTGACCTCCTCCGCGCCCGGGAGGAGCCCcacgccgaggacctcgcctACCTGCAGTCCCTCCACGAAGCCTCATTCGAGCAGTGGCgcttcgagctcggccaggGGTTCAGCCTGTGTCTCTACGGTCAAGGGTCGAAGCGCGACCTCGCGGGCAAGCTGGCGGAGCACCTGTACGCGGCGGACCCCAGGGCGCCCATTGTTGTGGTGAACGGCTACGTACGCACCATCACGCCGCGCGACGTCTTCACcaccttggcctcggccctCAGCCCGCCTCCCAAGCTGCCCGCCCAGGCCACGGCAATGGTCCAGGCCCTTTCTTCCGCCCTCaccgcctcgcccgcccaCCTGACGGTTATTTTGAACTCGATCGATGCCGTGCCCCTCCGCAAACCGGCGATGCAACAGCTCCTTGCCCAGCTCGCCGCTCACCCGCGTATCCGCCTCATCGCGACAGCCGACACGCCTTCTTTCCCGCTGCTCTGGGACGCCGCCCAGCGCACGTCGTTCAACTTCCTCTTCCACGACTGCACCACCCTGCAGCCGCTGGACGTCGAGctggacgccgtcgacgaggtgcaTGAGCTGCTCGGCCGCAAGGCCCGCCGCGTCAACGGcaaggacggcgtcgtcttcgtcctgcGCTCGCTGCCCGAGAACGCCAAGAAACTGTTCGAGCTGCTCGTCATCGAGGTCCTGTCCGtcatggacgacggcgagcagcagcagcagttcGGCGCCGAGAACCCGGGCGTCGAGTACCGGATGGTGTAcaacaaggccgtcgaggacttCATCTGCAGTTCCGAGATGGCCTTCCGCACGCTGTTGAAGGA GTTCCACGACCATCAAATCATCACCAGCAGGAAGGATGCCCTCGGCACGGAGCTATTGAGCATCCCGTTCGGGcgggaggagctcgaggccataCTCGAGGATCTGATGTCATGA
- a CDS encoding Copper homeostasis protein cutc, with protein sequence MGGKVWSVDEERVFWRVIVPQSQKRIGTGPAHVKNWEQLAPLMQSIMGIKAKRAYTHLGLFEHFFQNIEKSRISPNAGIFVREYQNAVKRANKAREEEEEKTQETEFDYDSDDATTFVNESQDAESQVENGLGYHTDETTEVEDHFENDSEEDAANGDKKPRLFTRFPAKHGHSQNSPFPYQGGRIPDADMGHYNKYVPSSSVQAPLSAERLTFEGHRVPTASMSSYGDFFPHMPIQAHLSAERSTLEGTYRTNSRAPAADLEPHSAAPGMPSRPPAEQSPLPEAPSKATKRRSNHRAHPYEGDRLQRRGRVHSQIPQESSGYNGVPDNHHSVQHYYTPMEFGDPVPSMTHRNHGYHDEHFQPHPENHGHPQFAQSHPMGLYDRSHSHPHVPHPQVDYAPRQLMANQFFDAQDWYLLNRNSPSMAANYESYESRTSSPAGYYGRESGLMAANHGSSESRSMSNHGYDSSIPEYPQRPSFSASGSWQPVPYGHRQGRHAGSHSNSPQILAEEHDGQLEAALGEEIKPSETPAHHRA encoded by the exons ATGGGCGGTAAAGTCTGGTcagtcgacgaggagcgcgTCTTCTGGCGTGTCATCGTGCCACAGTCCCAGAAGCGCATTGGAACTGGCCCCGCGCACGTCAAAAACTGGGAGCAACTCGCCCCGCTGATGCAGTCCATCATGGGCATCAAAGCCAAGCGCGCCTACACTCATCTCGGTCTAT TCGAGCACTTTTTCCAAAACATTGAGAAGAGTCGCATCTCGCCCAACGCTGGGATTTTTGTGCGCGAGTATCAGAATGCCGTCAAAAGGGCCAACAAGGCcagggaagaggaagaggaaaagacCCAGGAGACCGAGTTCGACTACGACAGTGATGATGCGACGACCTTCGTCAACGAGAGCCAAGACGCCGAGAGCCAGGTCGAAAACGGCCTCGGATACCACACTGACGAGACTACCGAGGTTGAGGATCATTTCGAGAATGACTCCGAGGAGGACGCAGCGAATGGCGACAAGAAACCCCGGCTCTTCACTCGGTTCCCCGCCAAGCATGGTCATTCTCAAAACTCCCCTTTTCCATACCAGGGTGGTCGCATCCCCGATGCTGACATGGGCCATTACAACAAGTATGTCCCCAGCAGTTCAGTTCAGGCTCCTTTGTCTGCTGAGCGCCTTACTTTCGAGGGCCATCGAGTTCCCACAGCCAGTATGAGCTCTTACGGTGACTTTTTCCCGCACATGCCAATCCAAGCGCATCTGTCCGCCGAGCGTTCGACTCTCGAGGGCACCTATCGCACCAACAGCCGAGCCCCCGCTGCCGACCTGGAGCCACACAGTGCAGCTCCTGGCATGCCGAGCCGGCCGCCTGCTGAGCAATCGCCTCTCCCAGAAGCGCCCTCGAAAGCTACCAAGCGCAGAAGTAACCACCGAGCTCATCCATACGAGGGAGACAGACTCCAGCGGCGTGGCCGTGTTCATTCTCAGATTCCTCAAGAGAGCAGTGGTTACAATGGGGTTCCGGACAACCACCATTCTGTGCAGCACTACTATACGCCGATGGAGTTTGGTGACCCGGTTCCTTCTATGACGCACCGGAACCATGGCTACCATGACGAGCACTTCCAGCCGCACCCCGAGAACCATGGCCACCCCCAGTTCGCCCAGAGTCATCCAATGGGCTTATACGATCGATCTCATAGCCATCCTCACGTCCCTCACCCTCAGGTGGACTACGCACCCCGACAGTTAATGGCCAACCAATTCTTTGATGCTCAAGATTGGTATTTGCTTAACCGCAACTCTCCTTCCATGGCAGCCAACTATGAGAGCTATGAGAGTCGTACCTCCTCGCCAGCTGGCTATTACGGTCGTGAATCTGGCCTGATGGCGGCCAACCATGGAAGTTCCGAGAGCCGTTCTATGTCTAATCACGGCTACGACTCATCCATCCCCGAGTACCCTCAGCGCCCATCGTTTTCTGCTTCGGGTAGTTGGCAGCCTGTTCCTTATGGCCATCGCCAGGGTAGACACGCGGGGAGTCATTCGAACAGCCCCCAGATCCTCGCGGAGGAGCACGATGGACAGCTAGAGGCTGCGCTCGGCGAAGAGATCAAGCCGTCCGAGACTCCCGCTCATCACCGGGCCTAG